In the Candidatus Mycosynbacter amalyticus genome, one interval contains:
- a CDS encoding nSTAND3 domain-containing NTPase → MNEYNFNVLTWGEFEEFTKDLLSEEMGVSFQAFADGADGGIDLRYSACDNDRTIIVQCKRYKSASGLMANLAKERLKLDEMSPAPERYILSVSLDLTEDKINDIVALFSPYIKQSSDILAPKQLNSLLHKHPNVEKRHYKLWIASSNVLQTILSSRVSNYSGLIKEKIIDTLETYSPTPSFNEAMLTLKEHGFIVIAGEPGVGKTTLADVMSYYLLGEGDFNELVALPQDINDALEMMSSDPDKKQIFLFDDFLGSNYLDDKLSRREDGIFRTLIENAGRLRKNKALIMTTREYILHQAQQSTEVFKDQGFLDAKYIVDLSEYDLVTKAKILYNHLAVSDIPEEHLEYFVDKKVYRSIVRHRNYNPRLIEAINKQKLWSDCLPESFCDKVIELFNNPWMLYEDIYMNKIDENARNIMLVMMSIGRNVRFEYLHKAVVSFDDTIDETQLRRSIDVLESTFLKTSKDKDDQIVVDVLNPTIYDFITHYYRGHNHSIEKLIRSAVYLNQLTHPFAISADSSSYELRASLSGYTPIVLSESGVEAMKEKVLSSWQQLPWLGNSGTPESFDIFDSISRLSDVSDAIEEVNQEFSRAVLAILQSSIPHTQDVSAALNAFDTYCDSDDLPDEVADNFVHSVVGAVGTYEDMKTVAEIGWSYGIKKFVLDRIAERIAQDEYYEDILSEEVRQRLTDGEKDIDIKDEMNDTLECYGLDGSFVDNEFNAWAEPPEDYDGSSFYSKDDDDFETQREMKSDENSRIDDVFLSLSKR, encoded by the coding sequence ATGAATGAGTATAACTTTAATGTTTTAACATGGGGTGAGTTCGAGGAATTCACGAAAGACCTGCTTTCAGAAGAAATGGGCGTATCGTTTCAGGCGTTCGCGGATGGAGCGGATGGTGGTATCGACCTAAGGTACTCGGCATGCGACAACGACCGCACGATTATTGTGCAGTGCAAGCGCTACAAGAGCGCGTCAGGTCTTATGGCGAATTTAGCCAAAGAGCGTCTAAAGCTGGATGAGATGAGCCCTGCTCCTGAGAGGTACATCCTCTCAGTATCGCTAGACCTTACAGAGGATAAGATAAACGATATAGTTGCGCTATTCTCGCCATATATCAAACAATCGAGCGATATACTCGCACCTAAGCAGCTTAATAGTTTATTGCACAAGCATCCCAATGTTGAAAAGAGGCATTATAAGCTCTGGATCGCAAGCAGTAATGTACTACAGACAATACTTTCAAGTAGGGTGTCTAATTATAGTGGTCTTATAAAAGAAAAGATTATCGACACGCTAGAAACCTATTCTCCAACGCCAAGTTTTAATGAGGCTATGTTAACACTAAAAGAGCACGGGTTTATTGTCATTGCTGGCGAGCCTGGAGTAGGAAAAACGACACTTGCCGACGTTATGAGCTACTACTTGCTTGGTGAAGGTGATTTTAATGAGTTGGTCGCCTTGCCGCAAGATATCAATGACGCCCTAGAGATGATGAGTAGCGACCCTGACAAGAAGCAGATCTTCCTGTTTGATGACTTTCTGGGTAGTAATTACCTAGACGATAAGCTATCTCGCAGAGAGGATGGCATATTTAGGACATTGATTGAAAACGCAGGTCGTCTAAGAAAAAATAAGGCACTTATCATGACGACGCGTGAGTATATACTTCATCAAGCTCAACAAAGCACCGAAGTGTTTAAAGATCAGGGCTTTCTTGACGCGAAATATATTGTCGACTTGTCTGAATATGACTTGGTGACAAAAGCCAAGATCCTCTACAATCATCTCGCGGTATCGGATATACCAGAGGAACACCTCGAATATTTTGTCGACAAAAAAGTATATAGAAGTATCGTGAGACATAGGAACTATAATCCACGCCTCATTGAAGCGATTAATAAGCAAAAGCTTTGGTCGGATTGCCTGCCAGAATCATTTTGCGATAAGGTAATCGAACTATTTAATAATCCTTGGATGTTATACGAGGATATCTATATGAATAAGATCGACGAAAATGCTCGCAATATTATGCTGGTAATGATGTCGATCGGAAGAAACGTACGCTTTGAATATCTACATAAGGCAGTGGTTTCTTTTGATGATACGATCGACGAAACGCAACTGCGTCGATCTATTGATGTGCTTGAAAGTACATTCCTGAAAACATCAAAAGATAAAGATGATCAGATCGTCGTAGATGTATTAAACCCTACTATTTACGACTTTATCACTCACTATTATCGCGGACACAACCACTCGATTGAAAAGCTCATTAGAAGTGCCGTGTACCTCAACCAGCTTACGCATCCATTCGCAATCAGTGCAGATAGTAGCAGTTACGAATTACGGGCGTCGTTATCTGGCTATACTCCTATCGTACTAAGTGAATCGGGTGTTGAAGCGATGAAGGAAAAAGTCCTCAGTAGCTGGCAGCAGTTACCATGGCTAGGTAATTCAGGTACTCCTGAGAGCTTTGATATTTTTGATAGCATATCGAGACTCTCTGATGTGTCGGATGCTATAGAGGAGGTCAATCAAGAGTTCTCTCGGGCTGTACTTGCGATATTGCAGTCTTCTATCCCTCACACTCAAGACGTTTCGGCTGCACTTAATGCCTTTGATACGTACTGTGATTCCGACGACCTACCAGATGAAGTGGCAGATAATTTTGTACACTCGGTTGTAGGTGCTGTCGGTACCTACGAGGACATGAAAACAGTGGCTGAGATAGGATGGAGCTACGGCATCAAAAAGTTTGTCTTGGATCGTATAGCTGAAAGAATAGCTCAGGACGAGTATTACGAAGACATCCTTAGCGAAGAAGTGCGACAGAGGTTAACAGATGGCGAGAAGGATATCGACATTAAAGATGAGATGAACGATACATTGGAATGCTATGGTCTTGACGGTAGTTTCGTCGATAATGAGTTCAATGCATGGGCTGAACCACCAGAAGATTATGATGGCTCAAGCTTCTATTCTAAAGACGATGACGACTTTGAGACTCAAAGAGAAATGAAATCGGATGAGAATTCACGCATTGATGATGTATTTCTTTCATTAAGTAAAAGATAG
- a CDS encoding DUF2779 domain-containing protein, which translates to MISKTDYITYLKHPAWLWLRKHDPDFLPTPDDNSQAIIDEGREFEKLAEQIFPEAIRLDRNDYADMQEWADETKALLEQGVDTILQAAFLYDGFLCIADAITSDGDAYTLTEIKATTSPDKEHICDLAFQKTVIEWSGFPVRTDQVLHANKEYLRNGEIKLEDIVMFTDVTDKVNKEVLNAPEKMREAAKIAESDTMPSDSLRYVGLGAAGEYRDIFYKLHPDIPEYSIYDLASNKGVGTDKLIGSLEDNDVKLIVDIPDSTKLQAHQQDQVRVTKLDEVIVDKEAIRAFLGDIESPAYFLDYESINHIFPPFDHTFPYQQVVFQYSLHIMQEDGTLTHIEYLHDTSTNPAESVIAHLKQDIGSTGSIIVWNKTFECSRHKEYAKLYPEHAPFFEDLNERTVDLADVFSKRFYLDKRLKGKYSIKKVLPLLCPELSYKTLGIQEGSTASRSWREAIVDGTRPDRDQILADLREYCGLDTYAMVAIYEKLKELIEVRA; encoded by the coding sequence ATGATTTCTAAAACCGACTACATAACCTATCTCAAACATCCAGCGTGGCTCTGGCTTCGCAAGCACGACCCAGATTTCTTGCCAACGCCTGATGACAACTCGCAGGCTATCATCGACGAGGGTCGTGAATTTGAGAAGCTAGCTGAGCAGATATTCCCCGAAGCAATACGCCTCGATCGTAACGACTATGCAGACATGCAGGAATGGGCGGATGAGACCAAGGCGCTACTCGAGCAAGGCGTGGACACTATTTTGCAAGCAGCCTTTCTCTATGATGGCTTCTTGTGTATCGCTGACGCCATTACAAGTGATGGCGATGCCTACACCCTGACAGAAATCAAAGCCACCACCTCGCCAGACAAAGAGCATATCTGCGACCTTGCGTTTCAGAAGACGGTTATTGAGTGGAGTGGCTTTCCTGTGCGAACTGACCAAGTACTGCACGCCAATAAAGAATATCTTCGTAACGGTGAAATCAAGCTCGAAGATATCGTGATGTTCACTGATGTTACCGACAAAGTAAACAAAGAAGTCCTGAATGCCCCTGAGAAGATGCGAGAAGCCGCCAAAATAGCCGAGAGCGATACAATGCCAAGTGACTCGCTCCGTTACGTCGGGCTTGGTGCCGCGGGCGAATACCGAGATATCTTCTACAAGCTCCATCCAGATATTCCCGAATATAGCATTTACGACCTTGCCTCGAATAAGGGTGTAGGTACAGACAAGCTTATCGGAAGCCTCGAAGATAACGACGTGAAGCTCATCGTCGATATTCCAGATTCAACCAAGCTACAAGCCCATCAGCAAGACCAAGTACGTGTGACGAAGCTAGATGAGGTCATCGTCGACAAAGAGGCTATTCGAGCATTCCTTGGTGATATCGAATCCCCAGCCTACTTCCTCGACTACGAGTCGATTAACCATATCTTTCCGCCATTTGACCATACGTTCCCGTACCAGCAGGTCGTGTTTCAGTATTCGCTGCATATCATGCAAGAAGACGGTACGCTCACACATATTGAATACCTCCATGATACAAGCACAAACCCTGCCGAGAGTGTTATCGCCCACCTGAAGCAAGATATTGGTAGCACAGGCTCGATTATCGTGTGGAACAAAACCTTTGAGTGCTCACGTCATAAAGAATACGCCAAGCTCTATCCAGAGCATGCTCCGTTCTTTGAAGATCTCAACGAGCGTACCGTTGATCTTGCGGATGTCTTTAGTAAACGCTTCTATCTCGATAAGCGGCTCAAGGGTAAGTATTCAATCAAGAAGGTGTTGCCGTTACTATGCCCCGAGCTGTCCTATAAGACACTTGGCATCCAAGAGGGCTCGACTGCCAGCCGTTCGTGGCGCGAAGCGATTGTCGATGGCACACGACCAGACAGAGACCAGATACTGGCCGACCTACGTGAATACTGTGGGTTGGATACGTATGCAATGGTGGCCATTTACGAGAAGCTCAAGGAACTGATTGAGGTGCGAGCATGA
- the rsmD gene encoding 16S rRNA (guanine(966)-N(2))-methyltransferase RsmD, giving the protein MRVRIIAGKYGGRKLDAPRGRTTHPMGERVRGALFNSLIQDIPDARVLDAYAGTGVVGFEALSRGAHEVIAVEHSRAAQKTIATSMDLLGVSYPEYTLFRGRVQSFISSRAADSFDIIFVDPPYYEYNQHLSTIEKLFGLLKPGGLMVISKPGKCEDIVLPNGIVVVDNRSYGEAHLMYCRRKGV; this is encoded by the coding sequence ATGCGAGTTCGTATCATCGCAGGTAAATATGGTGGTCGCAAGCTCGATGCGCCGCGGGGACGCACGACGCACCCCATGGGTGAGCGTGTTCGAGGGGCGTTATTTAATTCGCTGATCCAAGATATCCCCGACGCACGCGTGCTCGACGCGTATGCGGGAACGGGCGTGGTGGGATTCGAAGCGCTCAGTCGTGGCGCGCACGAAGTCATAGCCGTCGAACATAGTCGCGCTGCCCAAAAAACTATTGCTACGAGTATGGACCTCCTTGGTGTCAGCTACCCAGAGTACACGCTTTTTAGAGGTCGCGTGCAGTCATTTATCTCATCGCGCGCGGCAGATAGCTTTGATATTATTTTTGTCGATCCTCCATATTACGAGTACAATCAGCACTTATCCACAATTGAAAAACTTTTTGGGCTTCTCAAACCAGGAGGGCTTATGGTAATATCAAAACCAGGCAAGTGTGAGGACATTGTGCTACCAAACGGAATTGTTGTGGTGGACAATCGTAGTTACGGAGAAGCACACCTCATGTATTGTCGGCGAAAAGGCGTTTAG
- a CDS encoding alpha/beta hydrolase: MATRWVLLGIVVLLVLLLWQIGRHVRACWWVRPVVVEDILSQNPDADRDIVFLDGAFNLASEHADDIMSRLSQWGTVLYVDYDFDSYNHEAVYRAFRDKVKASAVRDVCFFGGSMGAINALRLAATLREKFDRVVVFGADAALCNEVLPAGQRQLAQVVRFLHPGPVFNWPGKLFIRLALRGIPNSHLDEPGNLKLEKRVRSHINAMRRYTLNAFLEMTDTIARAPLPSAAKLEGIESVYLQSGSDKTIRGNVARDIWLGLFPDATVVEIPEGEHLTFQEHKSAWGSAVDRECGRLFG, from the coding sequence GTGGCCACTCGTTGGGTTCTACTGGGTATTGTCGTGCTACTGGTCCTGCTGCTGTGGCAGATAGGCAGGCATGTGCGAGCGTGCTGGTGGGTGCGTCCTGTAGTAGTGGAGGATATTCTTTCGCAAAACCCTGATGCAGATCGTGACATTGTGTTTCTCGACGGGGCGTTCAATCTCGCGAGTGAACACGCGGATGACATCATGTCCCGGCTGTCGCAGTGGGGCACGGTGCTCTATGTCGACTACGACTTCGACAGCTACAACCACGAAGCGGTGTACCGTGCGTTTCGCGATAAGGTCAAGGCCAGCGCTGTCCGCGATGTATGTTTCTTCGGGGGTTCCATGGGTGCGATCAACGCGCTGCGGCTCGCCGCAACCCTACGTGAAAAATTCGACAGAGTTGTGGTTTTTGGTGCCGACGCCGCCCTTTGCAACGAGGTACTACCGGCAGGACAACGACAGCTCGCTCAGGTTGTGCGATTCCTGCATCCTGGACCAGTGTTCAATTGGCCAGGAAAGCTGTTCATCAGGTTGGCGCTGCGAGGAATTCCCAACTCTCATCTTGATGAGCCTGGCAATCTCAAACTCGAGAAGCGAGTGCGGTCGCACATCAACGCGATGCGCCGCTACACACTGAATGCGTTTCTGGAGATGACCGACACTATTGCTCGAGCGCCGCTGCCAAGTGCGGCCAAGCTCGAGGGCATTGAGTCGGTGTATCTCCAGTCGGGTTCAGACAAGACTATCCGTGGCAACGTTGCCCGTGATATCTGGCTGGGCCTATTCCCGGACGCAACAGTGGTTGAGATCCCCGAGGGAGAGCACCTCACGTTCCAGGAGCACAAGAGCGCGTGGGGTTCGGCTGTCGATCGAGAGTGTGGCAGACTGTTTGGCTAG